The following are encoded together in the Adhaeribacter arboris genome:
- a CDS encoding LytR/AlgR family response regulator transcription factor — MMLLRCVAVDDEPLALDIIKAYVGKTPTLTLVQTFDDAIAASEFLRITAIDLLFVDINMPDISGIDLVRALEKKPMVIFTTAYKNFAYEGFQLEAIDYLLKPIAFEFFAKAVNKAVDFLEYKNRSKPELEESLYVNSEYRLVKINLREIDYIESLEDYIKIHIAGSKPILTLLSMKKVLEKLPADKFKRIHRSFIVAIAKVVAIQNRKALLTSGKELPISDSYTSFIQDWIQASSK, encoded by the coding sequence ATGATGTTGTTAAGATGTGTGGCGGTAGATGATGAGCCCTTGGCCTTAGATATTATTAAGGCGTACGTAGGCAAAACACCAACTTTAACTTTAGTACAGACTTTTGACGATGCGATTGCGGCCTCGGAGTTTTTAAGAATTACCGCTATTGATCTTTTATTTGTGGATATTAATATGCCGGATATTTCCGGGATTGATTTGGTGCGGGCTCTGGAGAAAAAACCTATGGTGATATTTACCACGGCGTATAAAAATTTTGCTTACGAAGGTTTTCAGCTGGAAGCCATTGATTACTTACTTAAACCTATTGCTTTTGAGTTTTTTGCCAAAGCGGTAAACAAAGCAGTTGATTTTTTAGAATATAAGAACCGATCAAAACCCGAGTTAGAGGAAAGTTTGTATGTAAACTCGGAATACCGGTTAGTAAAGATTAATCTCCGGGAGATAGACTACATCGAGAGCCTGGAAGATTATATAAAAATTCATATAGCGGGTTCTAAACCTATACTTACTTTACTATCAATGAAAAAAGTTTTAGAGAAATTACCCGCGGATAAATTTAAAAGAATTCACCGGAGTTTTATTGTGGCTATCGCCAAAGTGGTTGCCATTCAAAACCGGAAAGCCCTATTAACCTCCGGTAAAGAATTACCCATTAGCGACTCCTATACCAGTTTTATTCAGGATTGGATTCAGGCAAGTTCTAAATAA
- a CDS encoding DUF6515 family protein — protein MKEAPPSGSQFKQLLCFKKLTVFLALALLGRLAFPEIGMAQRPDRTKTHENNRSNNQETNSPSGQVHRSSTSTRNRDYFNSYSRPEPSRQERYQPQGPRSRELAYRSSRNYRTPVIPRSSKTYYVSGRDRSPDWRYRNLPRRGYTVAMAPARAITIAFGGLYFHYDNGVYYRPLNGRYVVVPAPIGLRTRVIPTGYLRFFSHQRSYYYYYGTYYTLQNGYYEVVKPPVGALVESIPDGYEQIVIDGETYYLVDGVQYKPVLHLNEIWYEVLKVD, from the coding sequence ATGAAAGAAGCACCTCCTTCAGGTTCACAATTTAAACAATTACTTTGTTTTAAAAAATTAACCGTTTTCTTAGCACTGGCTTTACTAGGCAGACTAGCTTTTCCGGAAATTGGAATGGCGCAACGTCCGGATCGGACAAAAACCCACGAAAACAACCGGTCGAATAATCAGGAAACTAATAGCCCAAGCGGACAAGTACACCGATCATCTACCTCCACCCGCAACAGAGATTATTTTAATTCCTACTCCCGTCCGGAACCGAGCCGACAAGAGCGTTACCAACCGCAAGGCCCTAGAAGCCGGGAACTCGCTTATAGAAGTAGCCGGAATTACCGCACTCCCGTAATCCCGAGGTCATCCAAAACCTATTATGTGTCCGGCCGGGATAGAAGTCCGGATTGGCGTTACCGTAACTTACCCAGAAGAGGCTATACCGTAGCTATGGCGCCAGCCCGGGCTATTACCATTGCTTTTGGCGGCCTTTATTTTCATTACGATAATGGCGTTTATTACCGCCCCCTGAACGGCCGTTACGTGGTAGTACCCGCCCCGATTGGTCTTCGTACCCGGGTAATCCCAACGGGATACCTGCGGTTCTTTAGCCACCAACGCTCTTATTACTATTACTACGGCACTTATTACACGCTTCAGAACGGCTACTACGAAGTGGTTAAACCCCCGGTGGGTGCCTTGGTCGAAAGTATTCCGGATGGCTATGAACAAATAGTAATAGACGGCGAAACGTATTATCTGGTAGATGGCGTGCAGTATAAGCCAGTACTCCACCTTAACGAAATCTGGTACGAAGTACTCAAAGTAGACTGA
- a CDS encoding DUF808 domain-containing protein — protein MPSGLLALLDDIGALVKVSAASLDDVPTQVAKTTGKVSGIVIDDTAVTPKYVVGLDPARELAIIFQIAKKSLINKVVFLAPAALLLGFFAPWAIQPILMLGGAYLCFEGYEKVHSLFSHHEVAHEEQAEQVKAITPEELEKERITSAVRTDIILSSEIIAIAYSQVADKTLVTQIIVLFAVAVFITAAVYGFVGLIVKADDFGVHLAKENHHSNVRNIGRGIVKFMPHFLKILGYVGTAAMLWVGFEIITHGIPFLHHLVESLEHALASVPPLAWLAKAIACAIGGLILGFIIEKFVVLIRKLI, from the coding sequence ATGCCTTCCGGACTACTCGCTTTATTAGATGATATTGGTGCCCTGGTAAAAGTTAGCGCCGCCAGCCTGGACGATGTTCCCACGCAGGTGGCCAAAACTACGGGCAAAGTGTCCGGCATTGTGATTGATGATACCGCAGTAACGCCCAAGTACGTGGTAGGACTGGACCCGGCCCGCGAACTGGCCATTATTTTTCAGATTGCCAAAAAATCATTAATTAACAAAGTTGTTTTTTTAGCTCCGGCAGCCTTATTACTCGGTTTTTTTGCTCCTTGGGCCATTCAACCTATTTTAATGCTGGGCGGAGCTTATTTATGTTTTGAGGGCTACGAAAAAGTGCATTCCCTATTTAGCCACCATGAGGTAGCGCACGAAGAACAAGCCGAGCAAGTGAAAGCAATTACACCGGAGGAGCTGGAAAAAGAACGGATAACCAGCGCGGTTCGCACGGATATCATTCTTTCTTCGGAAATCATCGCTATTGCGTACAGCCAGGTGGCCGATAAAACCTTGGTAACTCAAATAATAGTACTATTTGCCGTAGCCGTTTTTATCACGGCGGCCGTCTATGGATTCGTTGGGTTAATTGTAAAAGCCGATGATTTTGGAGTACATCTGGCTAAGGAAAATCATCATTCAAATGTCCGGAATATTGGGCGTGGCATAGTAAAATTTATGCCGCATTTTTTAAAAATTCTCGGCTATGTAGGTACCGCTGCCATGTTGTGGGTCGGCTTTGAAATTATTACTCACGGCATTCCTTTTTTGCATCATTTAGTCGAAAGCCTGGAACATGCGTTAGCGAGTGTGCCTCCGCTGGCCTGGTTAGCCAAGGCCATAGCTTGTGCCATTGGCGGCCTAATTTTAGGTTTTATCATTGAAAAATTTGTAGTTCTTATTCGTAAACTGATTTAA
- a CDS encoding T9SS type A sorting domain-containing protein yields the protein MKKVILLISAWLICFYGVAQNRLFENGTLDKPFVSGFNTQNIVPEASLYPNPSTGKVFISLSGFKGKRMQLRVTNVIGNVVFQETYYETEDQTIKALNLSNVNKGLYYVKIEAEKYNEIRKVYLI from the coding sequence ATGAAAAAAGTAATACTTTTAATAAGCGCCTGGCTGATCTGTTTTTACGGAGTAGCGCAAAATAGATTATTTGAGAATGGAACCCTGGATAAGCCATTTGTTAGTGGCTTTAATACGCAGAATATAGTGCCGGAAGCAAGTTTGTATCCTAATCCTAGTACGGGTAAAGTATTTATATCTTTATCCGGTTTTAAAGGAAAGCGCATGCAGTTACGGGTGACGAATGTTATTGGCAATGTGGTCTTTCAGGAAACCTATTACGAAACGGAGGACCAGACTATTAAAGCTTTGAACCTTAGTAACGTAAATAAAGGATTGTATTACGTAAAAATTGAAGCCGAAAAGTACAACGAGATCCGGAAAGTATACCTGATTTAA
- a CDS encoding mechanosensitive ion channel family protein has protein sequence MALLPTSGQAQLTALKKEASTDTVAVPDWPVDTLGRRTPRGTVQGFIQAIADENYSKAAYYLHLDRKQRKQGEQLAHTLQRLLDHGGKIVPYSLISDAYTGRTDDNLGPDLDRVGSATANGETFDLFLEKTEDKAGGPIWLFSAQTVQRIPEEMEQTPTPLADKIMPAVVVKNKWGGVPIGHWFAMLLIALLSYALAWSVVRAVQFILQVSWRRAKEEPIAGVIKAFTLPVQLYLALWLFFQLSQRAGISIIVRQKFSVLTVIIGLAVFLLLLWRLVDVFGRFLERRMIRHQHQAGLSAVLFLRRGAKIAVIVLGVIGVLSTLGFDVTTGLAALGVGGLALALGAQKTVENFVGSVTLIADQPIRVGDFCKVGDTVGTVETIGMRSTRIRTNDRTVVTIPNGDFSSQRIENYAHRDRIWFHPTFGVRCDTSPNQLRYLLVELQTILYSHPKIDPASARVRLVGIGEYSYNLEVFSYVLTSDFNQFLEIQEDLLLRMMDVVEASGSGFAFPSQTVYLGKDTGKSEEKTQAAEQKVKEWGNAHDLPLPKFSDDRIQSLRNSIPYPPENGKSK, from the coding sequence TTGGCGCTTTTACCAACGTCGGGGCAGGCGCAGCTTACCGCCCTGAAAAAAGAAGCAAGCACCGATACGGTTGCCGTACCCGACTGGCCCGTTGATACCCTGGGCCGGCGTACTCCCCGGGGTACGGTACAAGGCTTTATCCAGGCCATTGCCGACGAAAATTACTCCAAAGCTGCTTATTACTTACACCTCGACCGCAAACAACGCAAGCAAGGCGAGCAACTGGCCCATACCCTGCAACGTTTACTTGACCACGGCGGCAAAATTGTGCCGTACTCTTTAATCAGCGATGCCTACACCGGCCGCACCGACGACAACCTGGGTCCGGACCTGGACCGCGTGGGCTCGGCTACGGCCAACGGCGAAACATTTGATTTGTTCCTGGAAAAAACCGAAGATAAAGCAGGGGGCCCTATTTGGCTGTTTTCCGCGCAAACCGTTCAGCGTATTCCCGAAGAAATGGAACAAACCCCCACCCCGCTCGCCGATAAGATTATGCCCGCCGTGGTGGTAAAAAACAAATGGGGCGGGGTCCCGATTGGGCATTGGTTCGCGATGCTGCTCATTGCGCTCCTGAGTTACGCCTTGGCTTGGAGCGTGGTACGGGCCGTACAGTTTATTTTACAAGTAAGCTGGCGCCGAGCGAAAGAAGAACCAATTGCCGGCGTAATTAAGGCCTTTACCTTACCCGTGCAATTATACCTGGCTCTGTGGTTGTTCTTCCAGTTAAGTCAGCGGGCGGGCATTTCTATTATTGTGCGGCAAAAATTTAGCGTGCTTACCGTAATTATTGGGTTGGCCGTTTTTCTGTTATTGTTGTGGCGACTGGTTGATGTATTTGGCCGGTTTTTAGAACGGCGCATGATCCGGCACCAGCACCAGGCGGGGCTATCGGCGGTACTGTTCCTGCGGCGGGGAGCCAAAATTGCCGTAATTGTACTGGGGGTAATCGGAGTCTTGAGCACCTTGGGTTTTGATGTTACTACGGGTTTAGCGGCTTTGGGAGTAGGTGGTTTGGCTTTGGCCCTGGGCGCTCAGAAAACCGTGGAAAATTTTGTGGGCAGCGTTACCCTTATTGCTGATCAGCCCATTCGGGTAGGCGATTTTTGTAAAGTAGGCGATACCGTGGGCACCGTCGAAACCATTGGCATGCGCTCCACCCGCATCCGCACCAACGACCGCACTGTGGTTACCATTCCCAACGGCGATTTTTCTTCGCAACGCATTGAAAATTACGCCCACCGCGATCGCATCTGGTTTCATCCGACCTTCGGGGTTCGCTGCGATACCAGCCCGAATCAGCTCCGGTATTTGCTCGTGGAACTTCAAACCATTTTGTATTCTCATCCCAAAATTGACCCGGCCTCGGCGCGGGTGCGCTTGGTGGGCATCGGCGAATATTCGTATAACCTGGAAGTTTTCTCGTATGTCCTCACCAGCGATTTTAACCAATTTTTAGAAATCCAAGAAGATTTGTTGCTCCGGATGATGGACGTGGTAGAGGCCAGTGGTTCCGGTTTTGCTTTCCCGTCCCAGACCGTTTACTTGGGCAAGGATACCGGCAAATCAGAAGAAAAAACGCAGGCTGCCGAACAAAAAGTAAAAGAATGGGGCAATGCCCACGACTTGCCGCTTCCTAAATTTAGCGATGATCGCATTCAAAGCCTCCGGAATTCCATTCCCTACCCACCCGAAAACGGGAAAAGTAAATAA
- a CDS encoding pirin family protein, whose product MQQTPGKIFLADQRGTSETTLFSRFSTFNYGDFYQKHKQPMGNLFLLNEETLAGSQSIKVEIDQNSHLVIFPLTGAVQVQTAEQNLVLADVGEVPVITVPAKTFICLKNPYEADSIHFLLLGIKAAQSVIALNHPFFPFNFTDIENQLAPIIAGSKAPYVSSKLPFTLSLGRLAGRQETTFYLQEKKSICFIFVLTGAFEAQGRLLHEKDGLALWDTDEVELEALSNNALVLVLELKPT is encoded by the coding sequence ATGCAGCAAACACCCGGAAAAATCTTTTTGGCCGACCAGCGAGGAACTAGTGAAACCACCTTATTCAGCAGGTTTAGTACTTTCAACTACGGCGATTTTTATCAGAAACACAAGCAGCCCATGGGTAATTTATTTTTACTGAATGAAGAGACTCTGGCCGGTTCCCAATCCATAAAAGTAGAAATAGATCAAAATTCTCATTTAGTTATTTTTCCGCTAACGGGTGCCGTTCAAGTACAAACTGCTGAGCAAAATTTAGTATTGGCGGATGTTGGAGAAGTTCCGGTAATTACCGTTCCCGCCAAAACGTTTATTTGTTTAAAGAACCCTTACGAAGCAGATAGTATTCATTTTTTACTTTTAGGAATAAAGGCCGCACAATCTGTAATTGCCCTTAACCACCCGTTTTTCCCCTTTAATTTTACAGATATAGAAAATCAGCTTGCTCCCATAATAGCAGGAAGTAAGGCGCCTTATGTTTCCTCGAAGCTTCCTTTTACTTTAAGCTTGGGCCGCTTGGCTGGTCGTCAGGAAACCACCTTTTATTTACAGGAAAAAAAGTCTATTTGCTTTATTTTTGTTTTAACCGGCGCTTTTGAAGCGCAAGGCCGTTTGCTGCACGAAAAAGATGGCTTGGCTTTATGGGATACCGATGAAGTAGAATTAGAAGCTTTAAGTAACAACGCTCTGGTACTGGTTCTGGAGTTAAAGCCCACGTAA
- a CDS encoding ThuA domain-containing protein: protein MNKFKFLLLFFFLQVGLAFSSQAQKQFKVLLVTTTKGWHHESLHAGVLALQQMGVRNNFDVVLWEDPNGFTDKYLEQFKAVIFLNTTGDIFDETQQKVLERFIQGGKGFVGIHSASDTEYEWPWYTKLVGRMFHIHPTIQTAKTKILDAKFPGLQGFADDRLWTEEWYEFGPEKTTGLNYILSVDETTYNPKVDWGRVKGEGMGKVHPVAWYHNYDGGRAFYTALGHLPTNFSEPAFLNHLYAGIFWAATGKK from the coding sequence ATGAACAAATTTAAATTTCTACTCTTATTCTTCTTTCTACAGGTTGGCCTCGCGTTTAGCAGCCAGGCGCAAAAGCAATTTAAAGTATTACTGGTAACGACCACCAAAGGCTGGCACCACGAATCGCTGCACGCGGGTGTGCTGGCCCTGCAGCAGATGGGCGTGCGCAATAATTTCGACGTGGTTTTATGGGAAGACCCGAATGGGTTCACGGATAAATACCTGGAGCAATTTAAAGCCGTCATCTTTTTAAATACTACCGGCGATATTTTCGACGAAACCCAGCAAAAAGTACTGGAACGCTTTATTCAAGGGGGCAAAGGTTTTGTGGGCATTCATAGCGCTTCGGATACCGAGTACGAGTGGCCCTGGTACACCAAGCTGGTCGGCCGCATGTTCCACATTCACCCTACCATTCAAACGGCCAAAACTAAAATCCTGGACGCTAAATTTCCGGGTTTACAAGGCTTTGCCGATGACCGGCTTTGGACCGAAGAATGGTACGAGTTTGGGCCGGAAAAAACTACCGGGCTCAATTACATTTTAAGCGTAGACGAAACTACCTATAACCCGAAAGTGGATTGGGGACGGGTAAAAGGAGAGGGCATGGGCAAAGTACATCCGGTAGCCTGGTACCACAATTACGATGGCGGTCGGGCTTTTTATACCGCTTTGGGTCATTTGCCCACAAATTTCAGTGAACCGGCTTTTTTAAATCATTTGTACGCCGGCATTTTTTGGGCCGCCACCGGGAAGAAGTAA
- a CDS encoding twin-arginine translocation signal domain-containing protein, whose protein sequence is MPNRRSFLKTSGALALSGLLPQVSQATSFLPSLAAKYPPFGIQTYTLNFMLNGPDVDTKSVLKQIAAIGIKELETATGTATGLYYGHKPKEFGAMVKDLGMTWIANHYGGLPRTRTTPPSAASGAVGAIATPPTPGRPTMPGGPRTNLAENLQQIVDEAAEGGCSWVVCSSSAESTMDEIKRTTEIFAKAGEAAQKIK, encoded by the coding sequence ATGCCTAACAGACGTTCCTTTTTAAAAACTTCCGGTGCTTTGGCCCTATCCGGTTTGCTGCCGCAGGTAAGCCAAGCAACTTCCTTCTTGCCAAGTCTGGCGGCCAAATACCCGCCTTTTGGGATACAAACCTACACTTTAAACTTTATGCTGAATGGCCCGGATGTAGACACTAAATCGGTTTTAAAACAAATAGCGGCTATCGGCATTAAGGAATTAGAAACGGCTACCGGCACGGCTACTGGGTTGTATTACGGGCATAAACCGAAAGAATTTGGCGCTATGGTAAAAGATTTAGGCATGACTTGGATAGCGAACCATTACGGCGGCCTGCCCAGAACCAGAACTACTCCGCCATCCGCCGCTAGTGGAGCAGTTGGAGCTATTGCTACCCCGCCTACTCCTGGCCGCCCAACCATGCCCGGCGGCCCCCGGACGAATTTAGCCGAGAACCTGCAACAAATTGTGGATGAGGCAGCCGAAGGCGGTTGCTCCTGGGTAGTTTGTTCCAGCTCCGCGGAGTCGACGATGGATGAAATAAAAAGAACAACCGAAATTTTTGCGAAGGCCGGGGAAGCGGCTCAAAAAATAAAATGA
- a CDS encoding dioxygenase family protein, with amino-acid sequence MERKSFLKNLLLGTMATPVIISACDKDKDTVTPSTDTSGTGTTTGTNSGTCTVAPSETEGPFPTKSPASYVRSDITDGRPGYKLTAKITIGNTNNGCAGLANAIVDIWHCDAEGNYSEYGGSGMQSTNLQSVHFLRGRQVTDANGLVTFTTIFPGWYNGRATHIHVHIYNAGGTSLKVTQIAFPEGSGTALAAVNGYNKGLSGYTYNAKDNVFSDDSAGVQIATVTGNTTDGFALAIQLNVAA; translated from the coding sequence ATGGAAAGAAAAAGCTTTTTAAAAAATTTGTTGCTGGGCACCATGGCTACGCCGGTTATTATTTCGGCTTGCGATAAAGACAAAGATACGGTAACACCTTCTACGGATACTTCCGGTACGGGAACTACTACCGGCACTAATTCTGGAACCTGTACCGTGGCGCCTTCCGAAACGGAAGGTCCTTTCCCGACCAAAAGTCCGGCCTCTTACGTGCGCAGCGATATTACCGATGGCCGCCCGGGTTATAAATTAACCGCTAAAATCACCATTGGCAATACCAATAACGGTTGCGCCGGTTTAGCCAACGCCATTGTAGATATCTGGCATTGCGATGCGGAAGGCAATTACTCCGAGTACGGCGGCTCCGGTATGCAATCCACTAATTTACAGTCGGTCCATTTTCTGCGCGGCCGGCAAGTAACGGATGCCAACGGACTGGTAACTTTTACCACTATTTTCCCGGGCTGGTACAACGGACGGGCGACGCACATTCACGTACATATTTACAATGCCGGCGGCACCTCGCTTAAGGTTACGCAAATTGCTTTTCCGGAAGGGAGCGGCACGGCCTTGGCGGCGGTGAACGGGTACAACAAAGGCCTGAGCGGCTATACCTATAACGCCAAAGATAATGTATTTAGCGACGACAGCGCCGGGGTACAAATTGCTACGGTTACCGGCAACACTACCGATGGCTTTGCACTGGCTATTCAACTAAACGTTGCCGCCTAA
- a CDS encoding N-acetylmuramoyl-L-alanine amidase: MIHHTAQSSTAQTLQTFTQTRTQVSAHYVIDRNGKVYHMLNDYLRAWHAGAGKWGNNTDINSSSIGIELDNNGSEPFAEAQVTSLLKLLAVLKKTYNIPTANFIGHADIAPTRKNDPNATFPWQLLAQQGFGLWYDPEALENVLPIDTAANYVLPLLADTTQMPVDSLINARNLPASFNATEALRIIGYDTGDLGAAIKAFKLHFIQNEIDTMLTESDKRVLFNLYKKYL, encoded by the coding sequence ATTATCCACCATACGGCCCAAAGTTCTACGGCTCAAACCCTGCAAACGTTCACCCAGACCCGTACCCAAGTAAGCGCCCATTACGTTATCGACCGCAACGGTAAGGTTTACCACATGTTAAACGACTATTTGCGCGCCTGGCACGCCGGAGCCGGAAAATGGGGCAATAATACCGATATAAATTCTTCTTCTATTGGCATTGAACTGGACAACAACGGCTCTGAACCGTTTGCCGAAGCTCAGGTAACAAGTTTGCTAAAGCTGCTGGCCGTTCTGAAAAAAACCTATAACATTCCAACGGCTAATTTCATTGGTCACGCCGATATTGCACCCACTCGTAAAAACGACCCAAACGCTACTTTCCCCTGGCAATTGCTGGCGCAACAAGGCTTTGGTTTATGGTATGATCCTGAGGCGCTGGAAAACGTACTTCCGATCGATACGGCTGCTAATTATGTACTTCCATTATTGGCCGATACCACTCAAATGCCGGTAGATAGCCTGATTAATGCCCGAAATTTACCCGCTAGTTTTAATGCCACCGAAGCTTTACGAATAATTGGTTACGATACCGGCGATTTAGGAGCCGCTATTAAAGCGTTTAAATTGCATTTCATTCAAAACGAAATAGATACCATGCTAACCGAATCGGATAAACGGGTACTTTTTAATTTGTACAAAAAGTATTTATAA
- a CDS encoding sensor histidine kinase, with amino-acid sequence MFQSRAFTIFTHILGWFLFFSLPVFFLNQRSETEQFWSVIKTTPYWFFYGCYIFLFYFHTLVLLPRLFFKKKYFTYTAILLLLLLGFYFLRPFDRLISGVSRGTEISRRPGPPDRSSFPFLERQIPPPFPPGNGRNLPPRNLNVRLDITSIFLFIMILALSMAVEIGRQWRTTQQRALRAEADKVKAELSFLKAQINPHFLFNILNNIYSLAVTQNEKTAEAILTLSNLLRYITDEATADFVDLKREIASIQDYLALQQLRLSKKVQLNFSVEGNLENKRIAPLVLIPFIENVFKFGISNRGESKITIQVQVEDRAIRFYCQNPIFSQKTNLERTGIGLSNTRERLLHLYPGNHTLTIRTENGYYSVWLTLPA; translated from the coding sequence ATGTTTCAATCCCGGGCATTTACCATTTTTACGCATATTTTAGGCTGGTTTCTGTTCTTCAGTTTGCCGGTCTTTTTTCTGAACCAACGTTCGGAAACCGAGCAGTTTTGGTCGGTTATTAAAACAACACCTTATTGGTTTTTTTACGGCTGCTACATTTTTCTTTTTTACTTCCATACCTTAGTTCTTTTACCCCGCCTTTTTTTTAAGAAAAAGTATTTTACTTACACCGCTATCCTCTTACTTCTTTTATTAGGCTTTTATTTTCTTAGGCCTTTTGACAGGTTAATTTCCGGAGTGAGCCGGGGTACTGAAATCAGCCGCAGACCGGGTCCGCCGGACAGAAGTTCTTTTCCTTTTCTTGAACGGCAAATACCGCCCCCTTTCCCACCTGGCAACGGCAGAAATTTACCGCCCCGAAACCTTAATGTGCGCCTGGATATTACCAGTATCTTCTTATTCATAATGATCCTGGCCTTAAGCATGGCGGTAGAAATTGGCCGGCAATGGCGTACGACCCAGCAACGTGCCCTGCGGGCGGAAGCCGATAAAGTAAAAGCCGAATTATCGTTTTTAAAAGCGCAGATAAACCCGCATTTTTTGTTTAATATTTTAAATAATATTTACTCCTTGGCCGTTACGCAAAATGAAAAAACGGCGGAAGCTATTCTTACATTATCCAATCTTTTGCGGTACATCACCGATGAAGCCACTGCCGATTTTGTAGATCTAAAAAGAGAAATAGCTAGTATCCAAGATTACCTTGCCTTGCAGCAACTGCGGCTAAGTAAAAAAGTACAACTAAATTTTTCGGTGGAAGGTAACCTGGAAAATAAACGAATAGCGCCACTGGTTTTAATTCCCTTTATCGAAAATGTTTTTAAGTTTGGCATCAGCAACCGCGGCGAATCAAAAATAACCATTCAAGTTCAGGTAGAAGATCGCGCTATTCGCTTTTATTGCCAGAATCCTATTTTTTCGCAAAAAACTAACCTGGAACGTACCGGCATCGGGCTTTCCAATACCCGAGAACGCTTGCTGCATTTATACCCGGGTAACCATACCTTAACTATTAGAACAGAGAACGGTTATTATTCTGTGTGGCTTACTTTACCTGCTTAA
- a CDS encoding sugar phosphate isomerase/epimerase family protein: MKFAYHNHQSEFAKVEGISAYDYILTNTNKKEVYMELDLAWAFLAGMDPVEMFKQYPGRFPLWHVKDIDPATNRPCPVGAGKFDFKRVYENSKQSGVTHTFIEQDGAKTIDDPAASVKWLKSNIYS, encoded by the coding sequence ATGAAGTTTGCCTACCATAATCACCAGTCGGAATTCGCGAAAGTGGAAGGTATTAGCGCTTACGATTATATTTTAACTAATACCAACAAGAAAGAAGTGTACATGGAACTGGATTTAGCCTGGGCTTTCCTCGCCGGCATGGACCCGGTAGAAATGTTTAAACAATACCCAGGGCGTTTCCCGCTTTGGCACGTGAAAGATATTGATCCCGCCACGAACCGGCCATGCCCGGTAGGAGCCGGTAAATTTGATTTTAAACGGGTGTACGAAAACTCCAAACAATCGGGCGTAACGCATACTTTTATTGAACAAGATGGCGCCAAAACCATCGACGACCCGGCCGCCAGCGTAAAATGGTTGAAAAGTAATATCTACTCCTAA